One Oryza sativa Japonica Group chromosome 8, ASM3414082v1 DNA window includes the following coding sequences:
- the LOC4345844 gene encoding cyclin-D4-2, with translation MAPSSSSCHDAAASMLLCAEDNSSILWLEDEEGEVGERRSGGCRSMVGDLAAGGGGGSGGGGVEEEEDMFPRQSEECVASLVEREQAHMPRADYGERLRGGGGDVDLRVRSEAIGWIWEVYTYYNFSSVTAYLAVNYLDRFLSQYELPEGRDWMTQLLSVACLSIAAKMEETVVPQCLDLQIGEPRFLFEVETIHRMELLVLTNLNWRMQAVTPFSYIDYFLRKLNSGNAAPRSWLLRSSELILRIAAGTGFLEFRPSEIAAAVAATVAGEATGVVEEDIAEAFTHVDKGRVLQCQEAIQDHHYSMATINTVQPKPASTRRGSASASSSSVPESPVAVLDAGCLSYKSDDTDAATIASHGGGRRKSCFDSSPVTSKKRRKLSR, from the exons ATGGCTCCGAGCTCGTCGTCCTGCCACGACGCGGCCGCGTCGATGCTGCTCTGCGCCGAGGACAACAGCAGCATCCTGTGGCTGGAGGatgaggagggggaggtgggggagaggaggagcggcggttgccggtCGATGGTCggggacctcgccgccggcggcggcggcggcagcggcgggggtggagtggaggaggaggaggacatgtTCCCGCGGCAGTCGGAGGAGTGCGTGGCGAGCTTGGTGGAGAGGGAGCAGGCGCACATGCCGAGGGCGGACTACGGCGAGcggctccgcggcggcggcggcgacgtggatcTCCGCGTCCGCAGCGAGGCCATCGGCTGGATTTGGGAG GTTTACACTTACTACAACTTCAGCTCTGTCACTGCCTATCTGGCTGTAAACTACCTGGACCGTTTCCTGTCTCAGTACGAGCTGCCG GAAGGCAGGGATTGGATGACACAGTTGCTCTCGGTTGCGTGCTTGTCTATCGCCGCCAAGATGGAGGAGACCGTCGTCCCGCAATGTTTGGATCTTCAG ATTGGGGAACCACGGTTTTTGTTCGAGGTGGAGACGATCCATAGAATGGAGCTTCTTGTTCTCACCAACCTCAATTGGAGGATGCAAGCCGTGACTCCATTCTCCTACATCGACTACTTCCTACGAAAGCTCAACAGCGGCAATGCCGCGCCGAGAAGCTGGCTCCTGAGGTCGTCGGAGCTCATCTTGCGCATAGCAGCAG GAACTGGATTCCTAGAGTTTAGACCCTCGGAGATCGCTGCAGCGGTGGCTGCCACAGTGGCCGGAGAAGCCACCGGCGTGGTAGAAGAAGACATCGCAGAGGCTTTCACCCATGTAGATAAG GGGAGGGTGTTGCAATGCCAGGAAGCGATTCAGGATCATCACTACTCCATGGCCACCATTAACACTGTGCAACCTAAACCTGCAAGCACCAGGAGAGGCTCAgcctcagcctcctcctcctctgtgccTGAGAGCCCTGTTGCGGTGCTGGATGCTGGCTGCCTCAGCTACAAAAGTGATGATACTGATGCAGCAACTATTGCCTCacatggaggaggaagaaggaagagtTGCTTTGATAGCTCCCCGGTCACTagcaagaagaggaggaagcttAGCAGGTGA
- the LOC4345845 gene encoding zinc-finger homeodomain protein 2 has product MDFDDHDEGDGDEEMPPMPLSSGYDAPMQPGLGGGGGGVPKPGGGVGGGGGGGGGGGGGGARYRECLKNHAVGIGGHAVDGCGEFMASGEEGSIDALRCAACGCHRNFHRKESESPTGVGPAEPSAVSPAAISAYGASPHHQFSPYYRTPAGYLHHQQHQMAAAAAAAAAAAAGGYPQRPLALPSTSHSGRDEGDDMSGMVGPMVIGPMVGMSLGSAGPSGSGSGKKRFRTKFTQEQKDKMLAFAERLGWRIQKHDEAAVQQFCEEVCVKRHVLKVWMHNNKHTLGKKAP; this is encoded by the coding sequence ATGGATTTCGACGACCATGACGAgggtgacggcgacgaggagatgCCTCCGATGCCTCTGAGCTCGGGCTACGACGCGCCGATGCAGCCCGGGcttggaggtggcggtggcggggtgCCCAAGCCGGGaggtggagtcggcggcggcggtggtggtggtggtggtggtggaggaggaggggcgaggTATCGGGAGTGCCTCAAGAACCACGCCGTCGGCATCGGCGGGCACGCCGTGGACGGCTGCGGCGAGTTCATGGCTTCCGGCGAGGAGGGCTCCATCGACGCGCTCCGCTGCGCCGCCTGCGGCTGCCACCGTAACTTCCACCGCAAGGAGTCGGAGTCCCCCACGGGCGTCGGGCCGGCCGAGCCTTCCGCCGTGTCCCCCGCCGCCATCTCGGCCTACGGCGCCTCGCCGCACCACCAGTTCTCCCCCTACTACCGCACCCCGGCAGGGTAcctccaccaccagcagcaccagatggcggccgcggcggcggccgcggccgccgccgcagcgggcGGCTACCCGCAGCGGCCCCTCGCGCTGCCGTCCACCTCCCACTCGGGACGCGACGAGGGCGACGACATGTCCGGGATGGTCGGCCCCATGGTGATTGGCCCCATGGTCGGCATGTCCCTCGGCTCCGCCGGcccctccggctccggctccggcaagAAGCGGTTCCGCACAAAGTTCACGCAGGAGCAGAAGGACAAGATGCTCGCCTTCGCGGAGCGGCTCGGGTGGCGCATCCAGAAGCACGACGAGGCCGCCGTGCAGCAGTTCTGCGAGGAGGTCTGCGTCAAGCGCCATGTCCTCAAGGTTTGGATGCACAACAACAAGCACACCCTGGGCAAGAAGGCGCCATAG